CCAGGGCGTGGGTCCGTCGGAGGACCATTCACCTCGAGATTGCGAATGAACTCCGCGACGTCGAACTCGACCATGTTTCGCATTCCTCCTCGACACCGAACCGATCGGACCGCTGGCGCCACGCGCGACAGCGGGCGGGGCGGGCGGCCGTGAGTATCCGCCCGCCCCGCTCACTCTGGACTATCCGACGGGCGTGATGTCGAACAGCGACGGCACGATGTTCGTCGCGTTGAGAGTCACGTCCGTGACCTCGGGGTTGTTCGCGTACCCGGCGCTGACCCGGTAGTAGGGAGCGAACCAGCCCTGCTCGACGATGTACGCGTTGAGCTCCTTCGCCTTCTCCACCTGAGTCGCCTCGTCGCCATTCTGGATCTCGGAGATCAGCTGATCGGTCGTCTCGTCGCCGTACTTGAAGGGGTTGAACGGCGCCGTGCGCGAGATCATGAACTGGATCAGCTGCCAGTCGGCGTTGGTCTCGAGCTGCATCGGGACCGCGGCGTACTTCGGGGCCGTCAGATCGGCGATGTAGTTCTCAACCGGCGTGTCGACCCAGGTCACGGTGATCCCGACGTCCTCGAGCTGCTGCGCGATGAGGGGGAACTGGGCAGCTCCCAGCACCGCCGTGCTCGACATCTCGATGCTGAGCCCGTCGCCGTAGCCGGCTTCGTCCAGAAGCTCGCGCGCCTTGTCGGGGTCGTACGTGTAGAACTCGTCCAGCTCCGGGTCGTAAGCCCCGGAGGCCTTGTTGAAGACCTGCGTCGTCACGGTGCCGTGTCCGAGCTGGAGCGCCTCGAGAAGCCCCTCCCGGTCGAGGGCGAAGTTGATCGCCTGACGCACCTTCACATCGCCCAGGGCTGGGTTCATCTCGCCCGCGCGATCGAGCAGGAGCAGACCCTGGAAGTTCAGCTCGCTGGACTGGATCTCGAAGCCCGCCGCCTCGATCTGGTCGAGATTGTTGTTGTCGGTGAGGACCATCGTGTCGACCTCGCCCGCCTGGACGGCGTTGACGCCGGCCGTCGGGTCTGCGAGCACGTTCATGGTGACCGTCTCGTAGTGCTGCACGTCGGGGTTCCAGTAGTCGGGGTTCTTGGTGAACACGTAGCTTGTCCCCGTCGTGGTGGCATCCTGATCGAGGATGTAGGGTCCCGAGCCGATCGGGTTGGTGTCGGCATCCTCGGCGTCGAACATCGCCGGGGCGGCGATCAGACCCGCTTCACGGCTGAGGTACGCGAGCAGGGCGGGATCGGGTGCGCTCAGCGTGAGCACGACGGTTGTGTCGTCCGGCGCTGCGATCGACTCGACGTTGGCGAGATCTCCCGCGTACGCACCCCCGCCGTCCTTGAAACGCTCGAGGTTCTGCTTGACGACGTCGGCCGTCAGATCCGTGCCATCGGTGAACGTCACGTCGTCCCGAAGGGTGAGGGTCAGCTCCTTGTTGTCATCCGAGTAGGTGTACTCGGTGGCGAGGTTGGGCTCGACGCTGCCGTCGGATGCGTTGTAGAGCAGAGTGTCGTACACGGCCTGGTAGTAGAGCGCCCGGTTTCCCCACTCGGCCTGCGTCGTGTCGAACGTCGCGGGAGCGAGGAACTGGCCGATGACGACGGAATCGGGTGCCGTGTCATCGTTCGGCTCTGAGGTGGCGGAGCAACCCGCCAGCGCAAGGGAGGCCACCACAATGGCAGCGGCCATGGTCTTCCAGCGGAGCATCTTCGGCCCTTCTGACGTCGGCGATCCACCATGGACCGCGCCTTGGGAGACAAGCTACCCGAATTCCGACCAAGTGGACTGTATTCGTGATGGATTCGTGATGAAGGGTGTTCGGCTGGCGACCGTCGATCGGTCCGGATACGGTGTGGGAGCCATGACTGATTCTGCTCGACAGCCGCTGAAGACGCGGGGACCCTACCGCAAGACCGCCCAGACGCGCGTCGCGATTCTCGAGGCGGCGCTGGACGTGTTCTCCGCGTCCGGATATCACTCGGGCTCGCTCCGCGACATCGCCAAGCGCGCCGGCATCAGTCACTCGGGCCTGCTGCATCATTTCCCGGACAAGATCTCACTCCTGGACGCGATGCTCGATCATCGCGACGAGATCGATGCGGCCACCATCCGTCAGTTCACCCGTGACAGTGCCAGCGCTCTGCACACGCTGGTGCACATTGCGGCCATCAACGCCTCCAAGCCGGGCATCGTCAAGCTCTATGCGGTGCTGTCCACCGAAGCGGCGGCCGAAGACCACCCGGCGCATCAGCACTTCGTCACCAGGTACGCACGTACCCGGGAGCTCGTTCGCGAAGCCTTCGCAGGATTGGCCGACGAGGACCGTCTCGGGCACGGGATGACGCCCGAATCAGCGGCGATCGGAACCCTTGCCATCATGGACGGTCTGCAGATCCAGTGGCTTCTCGATCCCGCGGGAATCGATATGCCTCAGGAACTCGCGAAGTACCTTTCCACGATCACCGACATCGACTTCACCGTCGAGCCGTCGGCGCTCAACGCCTGACGACCGCCCGCTTCCTTCCGGCCCGTCAGCCGACCCTCCACTCCAGCGCGAGCGGCAGGTCCTCGACCGATGCGCCGACGCGAAGATCGTAGGCCCCGGGTTCGACTGTCCACCCCTTCGACCAATGCGCGAACCGACGGTCGGGGAGCCGAACTGTCGCGGTGGCGGTCTCTCCTGCGCCGGCTGTGACGCAGGCGAAGCCCACGAGCCACCGCTGGGGGCGCTCTACCGCGGAGTCACTGCGCTCGGCGTACACCTGGATGACCTGTTTGCCCACGCGGTCACCAGTGTTCGAGACCGAGACGACGACGGCGTCACCTTCACGCCGCGCGGTCTCCCAGGACCACGTGGTGTAGCCCAGCCCATGCCCGAACGGGAAAGCCGGAGCCGCCCCCGACCTCAGCCAGGCACGGTATCCGACGTGCAGGCCTTCGCCGTACTCGAGCACGCCGTCGACCGGTGCGACCTGTGACACAGGCACATCCGCGAGCGCGGTGGGCCACGTGGTCGGCAGGCGACCGCCGGGTTCTGACGCGCCCATGAGCACGTCGGCGATGGCGTGTCCGAACTCCTGCCCGCCGAAGTACCCCTGCATGATGGCCGCGACCTCGCCCGCCCACGGAAGCGCCACGGGCGACCCGGCGTTCACCACCACGATCGTCGGGGTGCCGGTGGCTGCGACAGCGTGCACGAGATCGTTCTGGCGCCCCGGGAGGTCGATGCTGTCGCGGTCGTATCCCTCCGACTCCACCTTCGAATTCGTGCCGACGACGATGACAGCGACATCGGATGCCGCCGCGATGGCCACAGCACGGGCGATGAGCTCGTCCGGGTCGGCCCGCTCGGGCGCGGTACCCAGCGTCACGCTCAGAGCGTCGATGGGCGAGTCCTCCGCGGTCGCCAGCGAGACCTCGACGCGCAGGTCATAGGTCACGCCCTCGATCACGTCGAGGGCCGCCGTGGCCGAGGGAGGGCTGAGGAACGCGGCGCCGAGATCGGTGCCCTCCACCACGGGGGCCTCGTCGACGAGAAGCGCGTCGTCGACGAAGATCTTGGCGGGACTCGCGCTGGCGAATCCGAGTTCGATCGCCGTAGTGGCATCAGCGGTGTAGCGGGTACGCAGCACGACGGTGTCCGTCGGTCCGAGCGGCACGTCACCGCCGAACCACACCAGAGCGGTCGAGCGGCGATCCTCGCTGAAGATCTCGCTCCCCGCTGCGTCGTGGAATCCGACGCGAACGCCGGCCTCGCCGGTGACGGGGTTGGTGAGTCGCTCGAGCGGAATCTCCACGACACCCTCCTGCACGATCGCACCGATCTCGTACCGTACGTCCTCGCCGGATGCTGCAGCCCGGATGGCCTCGAACGGCGAGACGACGGCTTCGGGGATCACGGTCGCGCTGCCGCCGCCCTGGGTTCGCGCCTCGCGCGCATTCTGGCCAATGACCGCGACGTGTCTCAGGGCCGCGGCATCCAATGGCAGCACGCCGTCGTTCTGCAACAGCACGACGCCCTCGATCGCGGCCTCGCGTGCGAACGCTCGACCGTCGAGGGCAGCGGGTTCCACCGGGGTCGAGATGCCCAAGGCGCCGACGCGCTCCGCGAGCAGGAGAAGTCGCAGCACCTTCCGGTCGACGTCCGCCTCATCCGCGCGACCGTCTCGGATCGCAGCGGCGAGCTCGCCCCACGCTGCGGAAGGCCCCGGCATCGCGAGATCCTGCGCCGCGGCGACCGCGCCCAGCGACCGGACCGCCGTCCAGTCGCTGATGACGACGCCGTCGAAACCCCATTCCGAGTTGAGCGGAGTCTCGAGCAGGTCGCTCTCGGT
This window of the Microbacterium sp. SSM24 genome carries:
- a CDS encoding ABC transporter substrate-binding protein, whose protein sequence is MAAAIVVASLALAGCSATSEPNDDTAPDSVVIGQFLAPATFDTTQAEWGNRALYYQAVYDTLLYNASDGSVEPNLATEYTYSDDNKELTLTLRDDVTFTDGTDLTADVVKQNLERFKDGGGAYAGDLANVESIAAPDDTTVVLTLSAPDPALLAYLSREAGLIAAPAMFDAEDADTNPIGSGPYILDQDATTTGTSYVFTKNPDYWNPDVQHYETVTMNVLADPTAGVNAVQAGEVDTMVLTDNNNLDQIEAAGFEIQSSELNFQGLLLLDRAGEMNPALGDVKVRQAINFALDREGLLEALQLGHGTVTTQVFNKASGAYDPELDEFYTYDPDKARELLDEAGYGDGLSIEMSSTAVLGAAQFPLIAQQLEDVGITVTWVDTPVENYIADLTAPKYAAVPMQLETNADWQLIQFMISRTAPFNPFKYGDETTDQLISEIQNGDEATQVEKAKELNAYIVEQGWFAPYYRVSAGYANNPEVTDVTLNATNIVPSLFDITPVG
- a CDS encoding TetR/AcrR family transcriptional regulator encodes the protein MAAAMVFQRSIFGPSDVGDPPWTAPWETSYPNSDQVDCIRDGFVMKGVRLATVDRSGYGVGAMTDSARQPLKTRGPYRKTAQTRVAILEAALDVFSASGYHSGSLRDIAKRAGISHSGLLHHFPDKISLLDAMLDHRDEIDAATIRQFTRDSASALHTLVHIAAINASKPGIVKLYAVLSTEAAAEDHPAHQHFVTRYARTRELVREAFAGLADEDRLGHGMTPESAAIGTLAIMDGLQIQWLLDPAGIDMPQELAKYLSTITDIDFTVEPSALNA
- a CDS encoding beta-glucosidase, which produces MTHAAAHPRTVQHLVPLLERLTLEQKVALVQGADFWTTVPIPEIGLRAMTLSDGPAGVRGPRWDEREPSLNLPSGSALAASWDVELAYRYGAAAASEARRKGVDVVLGPTINLHRSPLGGRHFECFSEDPELSAELAAAYVRGLQDNGVAATPKHYVANDSETDRFTVDVRVNERALRELYLLPFERAIEAGAWSIMSAYNAVNGTTMTESDLLETPLNSEWGFDGVVISDWTAVRSLGAVAAAQDLAMPGPSAAWGELAAAIRDGRADEADVDRKVLRLLLLAERVGALGISTPVEPAALDGRAFAREAAIEGVVLLQNDGVLPLDAAALRHVAVIGQNAREARTQGGGSATVIPEAVVSPFEAIRAAASGEDVRYEIGAIVQEGVVEIPLERLTNPVTGEAGVRVGFHDAAGSEIFSEDRRSTALVWFGGDVPLGPTDTVVLRTRYTADATTAIELGFASASPAKIFVDDALLVDEAPVVEGTDLGAAFLSPPSATAALDVIEGVTYDLRVEVSLATAEDSPIDALSVTLGTAPERADPDELIARAVAIAAASDVAVIVVGTNSKVESEGYDRDSIDLPGRQNDLVHAVAATGTPTIVVVNAGSPVALPWAGEVAAIMQGYFGGQEFGHAIADVLMGASEPGGRLPTTWPTALADVPVSQVAPVDGVLEYGEGLHVGYRAWLRSGAAPAFPFGHGLGYTTWSWETARREGDAVVVSVSNTGDRVGKQVIQVYAERSDSAVERPQRWLVGFACVTAGAGETATATVRLPDRRFAHWSKGWTVEPGAYDLRVGASVEDLPLALEWRVG